In a genomic window of Pseudomonas mohnii:
- a CDS encoding MFS transporter → MSTATPPVSSKLFGLFCLASYLLSLSYGSTFLLSLLIGSRGGNEQDAGSVISVAMLSTFAAVIVSGHLSDWLGAARSVALFGLLLVAASLGFALTPGFGHLLLIFGLLLGLGWGVFYTLGPIIVASLVTPAQRAKYFALLSGSMMTGIGSGPLLGRAASALGYPVTAAFYLAALASLVGVLLFWRLDRHLKTAAAQSTVVSRISWHAAARVLSSRAVFPIIMVGLGGCVFGGLSSFQTSYAAQRSLDYSLFFLGFMSAAISGRLLIAGFVVKRDPLRASCLLSGLMLASILMFGFVVDNGFNYVLAAVMLGVGYGLTYSVINGLAANEAPSGTTAQSLLLFSLSYFIGVFGFPLLAGKIIVEHGMATLLLTVMAVASLNWLITVGRLLWRRMSMAKALQRA, encoded by the coding sequence ATGTCTACCGCAACACCCCCTGTCTCCAGCAAGTTGTTCGGCCTGTTTTGCCTGGCCAGCTACCTGCTGTCGCTGTCTTACGGTTCGACCTTTTTGCTGTCGCTGTTGATCGGCTCTCGCGGTGGCAATGAGCAGGATGCCGGCAGCGTGATTTCGGTAGCGATGCTCAGCACTTTCGCCGCCGTAATCGTCTCCGGTCACTTGTCCGACTGGCTCGGCGCGGCCCGTTCGGTGGCGCTGTTCGGCCTGTTGCTGGTCGCCGCCAGCCTTGGTTTTGCCCTGACGCCAGGCTTCGGCCATCTGCTGCTGATTTTCGGGTTGTTGCTGGGGTTGGGTTGGGGCGTGTTCTACACCCTCGGGCCGATCATCGTCGCCAGCCTGGTGACGCCGGCGCAGCGAGCCAAGTATTTCGCCCTCCTGTCGGGCAGCATGATGACCGGCATCGGCAGCGGTCCGTTGCTCGGTCGCGCCGCGAGCGCCCTCGGCTATCCGGTAACGGCGGCGTTTTACCTGGCGGCGCTGGCGAGTCTTGTGGGGGTACTGCTGTTCTGGCGTCTGGACCGACACCTGAAAACGGCCGCGGCGCAATCGACCGTCGTATCGCGGATTTCCTGGCACGCCGCGGCCCGAGTGCTGTCGTCCAGAGCGGTGTTTCCGATCATCATGGTCGGCCTCGGTGGCTGCGTGTTCGGCGGATTGTCGAGCTTTCAAACCAGCTACGCGGCGCAGCGCTCGCTCGACTATTCGTTGTTCTTTCTCGGCTTCATGAGCGCGGCGATCAGCGGTCGCCTGCTGATCGCCGGATTCGTGGTCAAGCGCGATCCACTGCGTGCGTCCTGCCTGCTTTCGGGGCTGATGCTGGCCTCGATCCTGATGTTCGGGTTCGTGGTCGACAACGGCTTCAACTACGTGCTCGCCGCCGTGATGCTCGGGGTCGGTTACGGCCTGACCTATTCAGTGATCAACGGCCTGGCCGCCAATGAGGCGCCGAGCGGCACCACCGCGCAATCCTTGCTGCTGTTCAGCCTGTCGTACTTCATCGGCGTATTCGGCTTTCCATTGCTGGCCGGGAAAATCATCGTCGAACACGGCATGGCCACGCTGCTGCTCACCGTAATGGCGGTTGCATCGCTCAATTGGTTGATCACCGTCGGGCGCCTGCTCTGGCGTCGAATGAGCATGGCCAAGGCGTTGCAGCGCGCCTGA
- a CDS encoding GNAT family N-acetyltransferase, which yields MTIEIRPATPSDAPQILAFITELADYERARHEVIASVADIERSLFSEGATAHGLICLRDGLPIGFAVFFFSYSTWLGSNCLYLEDLYITPEQRGGGAGKTLLRHLAKIACANDCGRFEWSVLEWNTPAIDFYKSLGAQPQEEWVRYRMDGKVLREFAEGQ from the coding sequence ATGACGATCGAAATCCGCCCGGCAACCCCCAGTGACGCGCCACAAATCCTCGCGTTCATCACGGAATTGGCCGACTACGAACGTGCCCGCCACGAAGTCATTGCCAGCGTCGCCGACATCGAGCGCAGCCTGTTCAGCGAAGGGGCGACCGCCCATGGCCTGATCTGCCTGCGCGACGGGTTGCCGATCGGTTTCGCGGTGTTCTTCTTCAGCTATTCCACATGGCTGGGCAGCAACTGCCTGTACCTCGAAGACCTCTACATCACCCCGGAGCAGCGGGGTGGCGGTGCCGGCAAAACCCTGCTGCGGCATTTGGCGAAAATTGCCTGTGCCAACGATTGCGGGCGCTTCGAATGGAGCGTTCTGGAGTGGAACACCCCAGCCATCGATTTCTACAAATCCCTGGGCGCGCAGCCACAGGAGGAGTGGGTTCGCTACCGCATGGACGGCAAAGTGCTTCGCGAGTTCGCCGAAGGTCAATAA
- a CDS encoding 2-dehydro-3-deoxygalactonokinase, translated as MLAQLIALDWGTTSLRAYKLAEGGQVLEQRSLSSGIMQLPKAPRVIAGRECTDGFELAFDQACGDWLDEQPGLPVIACGMVGSAQGWCEAAYRDTPANVATLGTALQTVRSLRGVDVHIVPGVIQRSRLPNVMRGEETQVLGVLQTLSNEAGADLLIGLPGSHSKWVEVADGCIVHFDTFMTGEVFAVLSEHSILGRTQQRGGSFDDEAFDRGVQVALSADGETGVLSTMFSARSLGLTGALSATAQPDYLSGLLIGHELSALARVLRHRRNSVHLPSIILIGNAQLCTRYSRALDACGFARVALVEQATERGLWQLALAAGLITPNPSR; from the coding sequence ATGCTGGCGCAATTGATCGCGCTCGATTGGGGGACAACCTCATTACGTGCTTACAAACTGGCCGAAGGTGGCCAAGTGCTCGAACAGCGTTCGCTGTCGTCGGGGATCATGCAGCTGCCCAAGGCGCCGCGCGTCATTGCCGGCCGGGAATGCACCGACGGTTTTGAACTGGCCTTTGACCAGGCATGCGGCGACTGGCTCGACGAACAGCCCGGCCTGCCGGTGATTGCCTGTGGCATGGTCGGCAGCGCCCAGGGCTGGTGTGAAGCGGCCTACCGCGATACGCCGGCAAACGTCGCCACCCTCGGCACCGCCTTGCAAACCGTACGCAGTCTTCGTGGTGTCGACGTGCACATCGTGCCGGGTGTGATCCAGCGCTCGCGCTTGCCCAACGTGATGCGCGGCGAAGAAACCCAAGTGCTCGGCGTGCTGCAAACCCTGTCGAACGAGGCGGGCGCCGATCTGTTGATCGGCCTGCCGGGCAGTCATTCGAAATGGGTGGAAGTGGCCGACGGCTGCATCGTCCATTTCGACACTTTCATGACCGGCGAAGTCTTCGCCGTGCTCAGCGAACACAGCATTCTGGGGCGTACCCAGCAACGCGGCGGGTCGTTCGATGACGAAGCGTTTGATCGCGGCGTGCAGGTGGCATTGTCGGCGGACGGCGAAACCGGTGTGCTCTCGACCATGTTCAGCGCTCGCAGCCTCGGTCTGACGGGGGCGCTGAGCGCCACCGCACAACCGGACTACCTGTCCGGCCTGTTGATCGGCCATGAACTGTCGGCCCTTGCCCGCGTCCTGCGACATCGGCGCAACAGTGTGCACCTGCCATCGATCATCCTCATCGGCAACGCCCAACTCTGTACGCGTTACAGCCGGGCCCTGGACGCTTGCGGGTTTGCCCGAGTGGCGCTGGTCGAACAGGCCACCGAACGCGGGCTGTGGCAACTGGCGCTGGCCGCCGGACTGATCACGCCCAACCCATCCCGTTAA
- a CDS encoding 2-dehydro-3-deoxy-6-phosphogalactonate aldolase, which yields MLKQALAQNGLIAILRGLRPQEAAAIGEVLYAAGFCVIEVPLNSPEPYESIRILRSTLPADCLIGAGTVLTPEQVEQVKAAGGQVIVMPHSDPKVLRAAKAAGLYLSPGVATPTEAFAALAEGADILKMFPAEQMGPAVVKAWLAVLPAGTILAPVGGITPDNMQVFIDAGVKGFGLGSGLFKPGMTPAQVAANAKAYVAAWKSLR from the coding sequence ATGCTCAAACAAGCACTGGCGCAAAACGGTCTGATCGCGATCCTGCGCGGCTTGCGTCCGCAAGAAGCGGCGGCCATCGGCGAAGTCCTGTACGCAGCCGGATTTTGCGTCATCGAGGTACCGCTCAACTCCCCGGAGCCGTACGAAAGCATCCGTATCCTGCGCAGCACCTTGCCCGCTGATTGCCTGATCGGTGCCGGCACGGTGCTGACACCGGAACAGGTCGAGCAAGTGAAAGCGGCGGGCGGTCAGGTGATCGTGATGCCCCACAGCGATCCCAAGGTATTGCGCGCCGCGAAGGCTGCGGGGCTGTACCTGTCGCCGGGTGTCGCCACGCCGACCGAAGCCTTTGCGGCACTGGCCGAAGGGGCGGACATCCTGAAGATGTTTCCGGCCGAACAGATGGGGCCGGCGGTCGTCAAGGCATGGCTCGCGGTGTTGCCGGCGGGAACGATTCTGGCACCGGTCGGTGGCATCACCCCGGACAACATGCAGGTGTTCATCGATGCCGGCGTCAAAGGCTTCGGCCTCGGCTCCGGGTTGTTCAAGCCAGGCATGACCCCTGCGCAAGTGGCGGCCAATGCCAAGGCCTATGTCGCGGCCTGGAAATCCCTTCGCTAA
- the dgoD gene encoding galactonate dehydratase, producing MKITKLTTFIVPPRWCFLKVETDEGVTGWGEPVVEGRAHTVAAAVEELSDYLIGKDPRNIEDIWTVLYRGGFYRGGAIHMSALAGIDQALWDIKGKALGVSVSDLLGGQVRDKIRVYSWIGGDRPADTARAAKEAVGRGFTAVKMNGTEELQFLDTFEKVDLALANVAAVRDAVGPNVGIGVDFHGRVHKPMAKVLMKELDPYKLMFIEEPVLSENYEALKELAPLTSTPIALGERLFSRWDFKRVLSEGYVDIIQPDASHAGGITETRKIANMAEAYDVALALHCPLGPIALAACLQLDAACYNAFIQEQSLGIHYNESNDLLDYVKDPRVFDYDKGFVKIPNGPGLGIEINEEYVIERAAIGHRWRNPIWRHADGSFAEW from the coding sequence ATGAAAATCACCAAACTGACCACCTTCATCGTTCCGCCGCGCTGGTGCTTCCTCAAGGTCGAAACCGATGAGGGCGTCACCGGTTGGGGCGAGCCCGTGGTCGAAGGCCGCGCCCACACCGTGGCGGCTGCCGTCGAAGAATTGTCCGACTACCTGATCGGCAAAGACCCGCGCAACATCGAAGACATCTGGACCGTGCTTTATCGCGGTGGCTTCTACCGTGGCGGCGCAATCCACATGAGCGCACTGGCCGGCATCGATCAGGCGTTGTGGGACATCAAGGGCAAGGCGCTGGGGGTGTCGGTCAGCGACCTGCTGGGCGGCCAGGTGCGCGACAAGATTCGTGTCTATTCGTGGATCGGCGGCGACCGTCCGGCGGATACCGCGCGGGCAGCGAAAGAAGCGGTGGGGCGCGGTTTCACCGCGGTGAAAATGAACGGCACCGAAGAGCTGCAGTTCCTCGACACCTTCGAGAAAGTCGACCTGGCCCTGGCCAACGTCGCTGCCGTGCGTGACGCGGTGGGCCCGAACGTCGGCATCGGCGTCGACTTCCATGGCCGGGTGCACAAGCCCATGGCCAAGGTGCTCATGAAAGAGCTCGACCCGTACAAACTGATGTTCATCGAAGAGCCAGTGCTCAGTGAAAACTATGAAGCGCTGAAGGAGCTGGCGCCGCTGACCAGCACGCCGATTGCCCTGGGCGAACGGTTGTTTTCCCGTTGGGATTTCAAACGCGTGCTCAGCGAAGGCTACGTCGACATCATTCAACCCGATGCGTCCCACGCCGGTGGCATCACCGAAACCCGCAAGATCGCCAACATGGCCGAAGCCTACGACGTGGCGCTGGCGCTGCATTGTCCGCTGGGCCCGATTGCGCTGGCCGCTTGCCTGCAACTGGACGCGGCCTGCTACAACGCGTTCATTCAGGAACAGAGCCTGGGCATCCATTACAACGAGAGCAACGACCTGCTGGATTACGTCAAGGATCCGCGGGTGTTCGACTACGACAAAGGCTTCGTGAAAATCCCCAACGGCCCGGGCCTGGGTATTGAGATCAACGAGGAGTACGTGATCGAACGCGCAGCCATCGGGCACCGCTGGCGCAACCCGATCTGGCGCCATGCCGATGGCAGTTTTGCCGAGTGGTGA
- a CDS encoding MFS transporter: protein MQPQTLTGQATLVTPSRKRFFIMVLLFITVVINYLDRSNLSIAAPALTSELGIDPIHVGLIFSAFGWTYAAMQIPGGWLVDRVPPRILYTAALLLWSIATVMLGFAGSFIALFVLRMAVGALEAPAYPINSRVVTTWFPERERATAIGFYTSGQFVGLAFLTPLLAWLQHEFGWHMVFVTTGAVGILWAVIWYAVYREPRDFKGANEAEIDLIREGGGLVDIQAEQARVKAKFSWADLGIVLSKRKLWGIYLGQFCLNSTLWFFLTWFPTYLVKYRGMDFIKSGLLASLPFLAAFVGVLCSGFFSDFLIRRGYTVGFARKLPIISGLLISTSIIGANFVESTPLVIAFLALAFFGNGLASITWSLVSTLAPARLLGLTGGVFNFIGNLSAIATPIVIGFLASGESFAPAITYISVLALLGALSYILLVGKVERIKL from the coding sequence ATGCAACCGCAAACCCTCACCGGGCAGGCGACGTTGGTGACGCCCAGCCGCAAGCGTTTTTTTATCATGGTCCTGCTGTTCATCACCGTGGTGATCAATTACCTGGACCGCAGCAACCTGTCGATCGCTGCCCCGGCGCTGACCAGCGAACTGGGCATCGACCCGATTCACGTCGGCCTGATTTTCTCGGCCTTCGGCTGGACCTACGCCGCCATGCAGATCCCCGGTGGCTGGCTGGTGGACCGTGTTCCGCCGCGCATTCTCTACACCGCTGCCTTGCTGCTATGGTCGATTGCCACAGTGATGCTTGGCTTCGCCGGCAGCTTCATCGCGCTGTTCGTGCTGCGCATGGCCGTCGGTGCCCTGGAAGCGCCGGCCTATCCGATCAACAGCCGCGTCGTCACCACGTGGTTCCCGGAACGCGAGCGCGCCACGGCCATCGGTTTCTATACCTCTGGGCAGTTTGTCGGCCTGGCATTCCTGACGCCGTTACTGGCCTGGCTTCAGCACGAATTCGGCTGGCACATGGTGTTTGTCACCACCGGCGCGGTAGGCATTCTCTGGGCGGTGATCTGGTACGCGGTGTATCGCGAACCGCGTGACTTCAAAGGCGCCAACGAGGCCGAAATCGACCTGATCCGCGAAGGCGGCGGGCTGGTGGACATCCAGGCCGAGCAAGCCAGGGTCAAAGCGAAATTCAGCTGGGCCGACCTGGGGATCGTCCTGAGCAAGCGCAAACTCTGGGGCATCTACCTGGGCCAGTTCTGCCTCAACTCGACGCTGTGGTTTTTCCTGACGTGGTTCCCGACCTACCTGGTGAAATACCGGGGGATGGACTTCATCAAATCCGGCTTACTGGCATCGCTGCCATTTCTCGCGGCGTTCGTCGGTGTGCTGTGTTCCGGATTCTTTTCGGATTTCCTGATCCGGCGCGGGTACACGGTCGGTTTCGCTCGCAAATTGCCGATCATCAGTGGCCTGCTGATTTCCACTTCGATCATCGGCGCCAACTTCGTCGAGTCGACGCCGCTGGTGATCGCCTTCCTCGCCCTGGCGTTCTTCGGCAACGGTCTGGCTTCGATCACCTGGTCGCTGGTTTCCACGCTGGCGCCGGCACGTTTGCTGGGACTGACCGGTGGCGTGTTCAACTTCATCGGCAACCTGTCGGCCATTGCCACGCCAATCGTCATCGGTTTCCTCGCCAGCGGTGAGTCCTTTGCCCCGGCGATCACCTACATCTCGGTTCTGGCATTGCTGGGTGCACTTTCCTACATTTTGCTGGTGGGCAAGGTCGAGCGTATCAAGTTGTAG
- a CDS encoding IclR family transcriptional regulator, whose product MQEDAPKIAKDAAPTGTQTLLRGLGVVQAVASGARDLKEIARLIGTTRSTTHRLASCLVDERYLRVVPQVGYLLGPKLIELGFQAREELPLVTLAGPYLDELSALTGDTIHLAIREGDEVLYLHKNPGRNGPEMRSRVGHRMPLARTGIGKALMLDDTPQEWQRLYEVSLPAGGKNQFWPQHPEQSWEQFQQRMIEYVAGGYAFDLEDNEPSIRCVAAPIRDASKRIVAGISIASTVPYMSLEKMAELIPLIKGVTARLSNDLGAKV is encoded by the coding sequence ATGCAGGAAGACGCCCCAAAAATCGCCAAGGACGCCGCGCCAACCGGCACCCAGACACTGCTTCGAGGTTTGGGTGTGGTTCAGGCCGTGGCCAGTGGCGCCCGTGATCTCAAGGAGATCGCCCGGTTGATCGGGACCACGCGCAGCACCACTCATCGACTGGCCAGTTGCCTGGTCGACGAACGTTATCTGCGGGTGGTGCCGCAAGTCGGTTACCTGCTGGGGCCGAAGCTGATCGAATTGGGGTTTCAGGCGCGCGAAGAACTGCCGTTGGTCACCCTGGCCGGGCCGTATCTGGATGAGTTGTCGGCGCTGACCGGTGACACCATTCACCTGGCGATCCGAGAAGGCGACGAAGTGCTGTACCTGCACAAGAATCCGGGACGCAACGGCCCGGAAATGCGCTCGCGGGTCGGCCATCGCATGCCGTTGGCGCGTACCGGCATCGGTAAGGCACTGATGCTCGACGACACGCCACAAGAGTGGCAACGGTTGTACGAAGTCAGTTTGCCAGCAGGTGGGAAAAATCAGTTCTGGCCGCAGCACCCGGAGCAGTCCTGGGAGCAATTTCAGCAGCGCATGATCGAGTATGTGGCCGGAGGTTATGCGTTCGACCTGGAGGACAACGAACCGTCGATCCGTTGCGTGGCGGCACCGATTCGTGATGCCAGCAAGCGCATCGTCGCCGGCATCAGCATCGCCAGTACCGTGCCGTATATGTCGCTGGAAAAAATGGCCGAGTTGATTCCCCTGATCAAAGGGGTCACGGCGCGGTTGTCGAACGACCTAGGCGCGAAAGTCTGA
- a CDS encoding electron transfer flavoprotein-ubiquinone oxidoreductase, whose translation MEREYMEFDVVIVGAGPAGLSAACRLKQKAAEAGKEISVCVVEKGSEVGAHILSGAVFEPRALNELFPDWKALGAPLNTPVTRDDIFVLKNAESAQKIPDFFVPKTMHNEGNYIISLGNLCRWLAQQAENLGVEIYPGFAAQEALFDENGVVRGIITGDLGVDREGHPKEGLYTPGMELRGKYTLFAEGCRGHIGKQLIKRFNLDSDADAQHYGIGLKEIWEVDPAKHQPGLVVHTAGWPMDIMGTENTGGSFLYHLENNQVVVGLIADLSYSNTYLSPFDEFQRLKHHPVLKQYLEGGKRISYGARAICKGGLNSLPKMVFKGGALIGCDLGTLNFAKIKGSHTAMKSGMLAAESVADALFADLDGTAELTSYVDAFKKSWLYDELFASRNFGPAIHKFGAIVGGGFNWLDQNIFGGKLPFTLHDTKPDYACLKLAADCKKIDYPKPDGKISFDKLSSVFISGTNHEEEQPCHLKLTDPSIPINKNLPLYDEPAQRYCPAGVYEVITKEDGEKRFQINAQNCVHCKTCDIKDPSQNITWVTPEGAGGPTYPNM comes from the coding sequence GTGGAACGCGAATACATGGAATTCGACGTCGTCATCGTCGGTGCCGGCCCCGCTGGTCTTTCCGCTGCCTGCCGATTGAAGCAGAAGGCCGCCGAAGCCGGTAAGGAAATCAGCGTCTGCGTGGTCGAAAAAGGCTCCGAGGTCGGTGCTCACATCTTGTCTGGTGCCGTGTTCGAACCACGGGCCCTGAACGAATTGTTCCCGGACTGGAAAGCACTCGGCGCGCCGCTGAACACGCCGGTCACCCGCGATGACATCTTCGTGCTGAAAAACGCCGAAAGCGCGCAGAAAATCCCTGACTTCTTTGTGCCCAAGACCATGCACAACGAAGGCAACTACATCATCTCCCTGGGTAACCTGTGCCGCTGGCTGGCCCAGCAGGCCGAGAACCTGGGCGTGGAAATCTACCCGGGCTTCGCCGCCCAGGAAGCCCTGTTCGACGAGAACGGCGTGGTTCGCGGGATCATCACCGGCGACCTGGGCGTTGACCGCGAAGGTCACCCGAAGGAAGGCCTGTACACCCCGGGCATGGAATTGCGTGGCAAGTACACGCTGTTCGCCGAAGGTTGCCGCGGCCACATCGGCAAGCAGCTGATCAAGCGTTTCAACCTCGACAGCGATGCAGACGCCCAGCACTACGGCATCGGCCTGAAAGAAATCTGGGAAGTCGACCCGGCCAAGCATCAGCCAGGCCTGGTGGTCCACACCGCCGGTTGGCCGATGGACATCATGGGCACCGAGAACACCGGTGGCTCGTTCCTCTATCACCTGGAAAACAACCAGGTGGTGGTCGGCCTGATCGCCGACCTGTCCTACAGCAACACCTACCTGTCGCCGTTCGACGAGTTCCAGCGCCTCAAGCATCACCCGGTGCTCAAACAGTACCTGGAAGGCGGCAAGCGCATCAGCTACGGCGCTCGCGCCATCTGCAAGGGCGGCCTGAATTCGCTGCCGAAAATGGTCTTCAAGGGCGGCGCGCTGATCGGTTGCGACCTCGGCACCCTGAACTTCGCCAAGATCAAAGGCAGCCACACCGCGATGAAGTCCGGCATGCTGGCCGCCGAATCCGTGGCCGACGCGCTGTTCGCTGATCTGGACGGCACTGCAGAACTGACCAGTTACGTCGACGCGTTCAAGAAGAGCTGGCTCTACGACGAACTGTTCGCCAGCCGCAACTTCGGCCCGGCGATCCACAAGTTCGGCGCTATCGTCGGTGGCGGTTTCAACTGGCTCGACCAGAACATCTTCGGCGGCAAACTGCCGTTCACCCTGCACGACACCAAGCCGGACTACGCGTGCCTCAAGCTTGCGGCCGACTGCAAGAAGATCGACTACCCGAAACCGGACGGCAAGATCAGCTTCGACAAACTCAGCTCGGTGTTCATCTCCGGTACCAACCATGAAGAAGAACAGCCGTGCCACTTGAAGCTGACCGATCCGAGCATCCCGATCAACAAGAACCTGCCGCTGTACGATGAGCCAGCCCAGCGTTATTGCCCGGCCGGCGTGTACGAAGTGATTACCAAGGAAGATGGCGAGAAGCGCTTCCAGATCAACGCCCAGAACTGTGTGCACTGCAAGACCTGCGACATCAAGGACCCTTCGCAGAACATCACCTGGGTGACGCCGGAAGGCGCTGGCGGCCCGACTTACCCGAACATGTAA
- a CDS encoding electron transfer flavoprotein subunit beta/FixA family protein: MKVLVAVKRVVDYNVKVRVKADNSGVDLANVKMSMNPFCEIAVEEAVRLKEKGVATEIVVVSVGPSTAQEQLRTALALGADRAILVESAEDLTSLAVAKLLKAVVDKEQPQLVILGKQAIDSDNNQTGQMLAALSGYGQGTFASKVEISGDSVAVTREIDGGAQTVSLKLPAIVTTDLRLNEPRYASLPNIMKAKKKPLEVLTPDALGVSTASTNKTVKVEAPAARSAGIKVKSVAELVEKLKNEAKVI, encoded by the coding sequence ATGAAGGTTCTTGTAGCTGTCAAACGCGTTGTGGATTACAACGTCAAGGTCCGCGTCAAGGCGGACAATTCCGGCGTCGATCTTGCCAACGTCAAGATGTCGATGAACCCGTTCTGCGAAATCGCAGTGGAAGAAGCGGTACGCCTGAAAGAGAAAGGCGTCGCGACTGAAATCGTCGTCGTCTCCGTCGGCCCGTCCACCGCTCAAGAGCAACTGCGCACTGCGCTGGCTCTGGGTGCTGACCGCGCCATCCTCGTCGAATCCGCCGAAGATCTGACTTCCCTGGCCGTTGCCAAACTGCTGAAGGCTGTTGTCGACAAGGAACAGCCTCAGCTGGTGATCCTTGGCAAACAAGCCATCGACAGCGACAACAACCAGACTGGCCAGATGCTTGCCGCATTGAGCGGTTACGGTCAGGGCACGTTCGCTTCGAAAGTCGAAATCAGCGGCGACAGCGTCGCCGTGACCCGCGAAATCGATGGCGGCGCGCAGACCGTTTCCCTGAAACTGCCGGCCATCGTCACCACCGACCTGCGTTTGAACGAGCCGCGCTACGCGTCCCTGCCAAACATCATGAAAGCCAAGAAGAAGCCTCTCGAAGTGCTGACTCCGGACGCTTTGGGCGTTTCCACCGCCTCCACCAACAAGACCGTGAAAGTCGAAGCGCCTGCTGCACGCAGCGCGGGTATCAAGGTCAAGTCGGTGGCTGAACTGGTCGAGAAACTGAAAAACGAAGCGAAGGTAATCTAA